AGATTAGCGATGACTTGATTGAATTTAGAAAAAATACCCTCTTGGTGGATTTCTCTACCCCCCATATCCTTGCTATCGCTCCCATAGAAAAAATCTTGAGTCGCTTTAGGATTAGAATTTAGCGCGCTACTCAATTTAGCCTCATTTAAACTCATCACGCCTTTATCGTCTAAGCTAAGCCCGTATTTCATCAAGCTTTCTACCCCATTATCCGTATGCACGCTATAAGAAAACACATTATTAAGAGAAGATCGAATCGCGCGAATATCGCCCACGCCGTTAAAAATCCCAGCGATTTTAGTGTCAGCGTCATAACGGGTGTCTTCGTCTAGTTTAGGGATAAGCTCATTATAGGCTTTGACAAATTCAGTAAGGCTGTCTATAACGGCTTGATTGTCTCTGCTCACGCTGATAATGGCAGGTTTATTAGGCTCTGTGGTTTGCTCTAAAGTGATATTAACCCCGCTAATCACATCATTGACCTCATTAGTGGGGCGTGTGATGCTCACTCCATTATAAGTGAATTGCGAATCGCTCGCTTTTTGTAAATTTTTAGACATAAAAAGCGTGTCTTGTGAAGCTTCATAAGATTGCACCATGCCAGCACTCAAACCCAAATCCTTCAAACTAGCCTTGCCTAAAGCGTCCTCGCCCTTAATCGTTAGCATCCCGGTTTTAGAATTGATCACAAGCTTGCCTTCGGCGTTCTTAAACGCATTCAAGCCTTCTTTAGCGTTAATCGCTTGAACGATAGCGTCTGTGTTTTCTTCGCTTGTGTTGCTCTCTTTGGTTAAAGCGTTCAAATCCAGTTTTTGGCCATTCAAGCTAACCACCCCTTCTAATTTACCCTCTTTTATTGTGCGAGAGCTTTTTAATAAATCGCTTTCTTGGGTGGTGGTTTGCAAAAACCCAAGCTCTTTAGCCTTACTCCCTTTAACTTCAATGTTTCCCCCACGCCTGTCATTAATGATTAAAGAATCCCCTCCATGAAGAGTGTCTATAGAAATATCCCCATTAGCGATCAAATCTTTAAAATTAGGGTCATTTTCTAAAGCCTGCTCTATCGCTTTTTGGATCGCTGTGTTTTTTTGTTTGATAGAAGCGCTTTCAGGGAGTTCTAGCATAATGGGGACTTCATGCATGCTCCCATCAGCCCCCTTTAAATTCAAACTCACTTCACTTTTTCCGCTCCCATCAACCCCCAAAGAAAGGGCGTTTTTGTTAGTGAGCGTGGATTGGAGGTGTGATCCAAAATAGATGCGGTTGTCTTCACCGGTGTTTTTGGTATTCACCATTAATTGGTAGGGGTCATTCCCTCCTGTTTTCATCACAATGCCCATCACTTCGCCATTGGTAGCGTCCGTGATGCTTTGAGCCACATCGCCTAAAGTCATTCCTGCTTTAATATTAACGGCGTAATCCTTGTTTTGCGTGTAAAACTTGAGCGTGGTATCCACTTGGCTAAAAATATCGTCTCTTGAAGAAAATTTCGCCCCCAATTCGTTAATGTCGCCTTGCGCTAAATT
This region of Helicobacter pylori genomic DNA includes:
- the fliD gene encoding flagellar filament capping protein FliD, translating into MAIGSLSSLGLGSKVLNYDVIDKLKDADEKALIAPLDKKMEQNVEKQKALVEIKTLLSSLKGPVKTLSDYSTYISRKSNVTGDALSASVGAGVPIQDIKVDVQNLAQGDINELGAKFSSRDDIFSQVDTTLKFYTQNKDYAVNIKAGMTLGDVAQSITDATNGEVMGIVMKTGGNDPYQLMVNTKNTGEDNRIYFGSHLQSTLTNKNALSLGVDGSGKSEVSLNLKGADGSMHEVPIMLELPESASIKQKNTAIQKAIEQALENDPNFKDLIANGDISIDTLHGGDSLIINDRRGGNIEVKGSKAKELGFLQTTTQESDLLKSSRTIKEGKLEGVVSLNGQKLDLNALTKESNTSEENTDAIVQAINAKEGLNAFKNAEGKLVINSKTGMLTIKGEDALGKASLKDLGLSAGMVQSYEASQDTLFMSKNLQKASDSQFTYNGVSITRPTNEVNDVISGVNITLEQTTEPNKPAIISVSRDNQAVIDSLTEFVKAYNELIPKLDEDTRYDADTKIAGIFNGVGDIRAIRSSLNNVFSYSVHTDNGVESLMKYGLSLDDKGVMSLNEAKLSSALNSNPKATQDFFYGSDSKDMGGREIHQEGIFSKFNQVIANLIDGGNAKLKIYEDSLDRDAKSLTKDKENAQELLKTRYNIMAERFAAYDSQISKANQKFNSVQMMIDQAAAKKN